A single region of the Candidatus Binatia bacterium genome encodes:
- a CDS encoding DUF58 domain-containing protein translates to MSQERARERTRLLDPHFVSKLARLDLKARLVVEGFLTGLHRSPYHGFSVEFAEHRQYMPGDPLRHLDWKVLAKSDRKYLKQYEEETNLRGSLLVDTSASMGYGSHGITKLDYARQLAAALAYLMLTQNDAVGMFAFAAGRGEHIPARSTMGHLRPLLLLLERLQPGGGTDFASSLHSLAERLTRRGLVVILSDLLDDPERIAQAIHHFRHRKHEVLVFHILDPMEVSFDFQREAVYVDLESGERVTTRPRELRSDYRQRVSAWRETLRQACIEKRADYVPLTTDQPYDRALLEYLSKRARLL, encoded by the coding sequence TTGAGCCAGGAGCGCGCCCGAGAGCGCACCCGCCTGCTCGATCCGCACTTCGTGTCGAAGCTCGCGCGCCTGGATTTGAAAGCGCGGCTCGTCGTGGAGGGATTCCTGACCGGGCTCCACCGGAGTCCCTACCACGGCTTCAGCGTGGAGTTCGCCGAGCACCGGCAGTACATGCCGGGCGATCCGCTCCGTCATCTCGACTGGAAGGTGCTCGCGAAGTCGGATCGCAAGTATCTGAAGCAATACGAAGAAGAAACCAATCTTCGCGGTTCGCTGCTCGTGGACACGAGCGCGAGCATGGGCTACGGCTCGCACGGGATCACGAAGCTCGACTACGCGCGCCAGCTGGCCGCCGCGCTCGCCTACCTCATGCTCACGCAGAACGACGCCGTGGGGATGTTCGCGTTCGCGGCCGGGCGCGGCGAGCACATCCCCGCCCGCTCCACGATGGGGCATCTCCGTCCGCTCCTGCTCCTGCTGGAACGGCTTCAGCCGGGGGGCGGAACCGACTTCGCCTCGTCCCTCCATTCCCTCGCCGAGCGGCTCACGCGGCGCGGCCTCGTCGTGATCCTCTCCGACCTCCTGGACGACCCGGAGCGGATCGCGCAGGCCATCCACCATTTCCGCCACCGCAAGCACGAGGTGCTCGTCTTCCACATCCTCGATCCCATGGAGGTCTCGTTCGACTTCCAGCGCGAGGCCGTCTACGTGGATCTGGAGAGCGGCGAGCGGGTCACGACGCGGCCGCGCGAGCTGCGCTCCGACTATCGCCAGCGCGTGAGCGCGTGGCGCGAGACGCTGCGGCAGGCCTGCATCGAGAAGCGCGCCGACTACGTCCCTCTCACGACGGACCAGCCCTACGATCGCGCGCTCCTCGAGTACCTGTCGAAGCGCGCCCGCCTCCTGTGA
- a CDS encoding MoxR family ATPase, producing the protein MTHSTASGDVRLLEELSAARGEILTELRKVIVGQDVVVEQLLTVLFANGHCLIVGVPGLAKTLLVSTLATILDLQFSRIQFTPDLMPSDITGTEILEEEAGTGHRSFKFIHGPIFANVVLADEINRTPPKTQAALLQAMQEYRVTAGGTTYPLSLPFFVLATQNPIEFEGTYPLPEAQLDRFMFHISVGYPSDAEEELIVTNTTSAYEAHPKKVLSVERIIDLQRLVRRIPVSEHVVRYAVRLARASRPGENAAPFIKDWVSWGAGPRAAQYLVLGAKARAALAGRPTPSADDVKAVAPAVLRHRIIPNFTAEADGISTLDIIAKLLEATPSVDGKHA; encoded by the coding sequence ATGACGCATTCGACCGCATCCGGCGACGTCCGGCTGCTCGAGGAGCTGAGCGCCGCGCGCGGCGAGATCCTGACCGAGCTGCGGAAAGTGATCGTCGGGCAGGACGTCGTGGTGGAGCAGCTCCTGACCGTGCTCTTCGCCAACGGGCACTGCCTCATCGTGGGCGTCCCGGGCCTCGCGAAGACCCTCCTCGTCTCCACCCTGGCCACCATCCTCGACCTGCAATTCAGCCGCATCCAGTTCACGCCCGATCTCATGCCCTCGGACATCACGGGGACCGAGATCCTCGAGGAGGAGGCGGGCACCGGGCACCGTTCCTTCAAGTTCATCCACGGGCCGATCTTCGCGAACGTGGTCCTGGCCGACGAGATCAACCGCACGCCGCCCAAGACCCAGGCCGCGCTTCTCCAGGCGATGCAGGAGTACCGCGTCACGGCGGGCGGCACGACCTATCCGCTCTCCCTTCCGTTCTTCGTGCTGGCGACGCAGAACCCGATCGAGTTCGAGGGCACCTATCCGCTTCCCGAGGCGCAGCTCGACCGCTTCATGTTCCACATCTCGGTCGGATACCCCAGCGACGCCGAAGAAGAGCTGATCGTCACCAACACCACGAGCGCCTACGAAGCGCATCCCAAGAAGGTGCTGTCGGTGGAGCGCATCATCGACCTGCAGCGCCTGGTGCGCCGTATTCCGGTCTCCGAGCACGTCGTGCGGTACGCGGTGCGGCTGGCGCGCGCGTCCCGTCCTGGCGAGAACGCCGCGCCCTTCATCAAGGACTGGGTCTCCTGGGGCGCAGGCCCGCGCGCGGCGCAGTATCTGGTGCTCGGCGCCAAGGCGCGCGCCGCGCTCGCGGGGCGGCCCACCCCGAGCGCAGACGACGTGAAGGCGGTCGCGCCGGCCGTGCTCCGCCACCGCATCATTCCCAACTTCACGGCCGAGGCCGACGGCATCTCGACGCTCGACATCATCGCCAAGCTCCTCGAAGCCACGCCGAGCGTCGACGGGAAGCACGCGTAG
- a CDS encoding ParB/RepB/Spo0J family partition protein produces MIPAAVEREVPIVPESRPSADARAAEARPGDIQHIPLAKIVRNPSQPRTQFDTPAIQELAASIRERGVLQPVLLRPAGDGYQLVAGERRFLAAREAGFASIPAIIRPLTDRESLLIALIENIQRENLNPIDEARAYYRLATEYGLQHEEIGQRVGKDRSTVSNAIRFNNLPQDVQSLMESGSLSAGHGRALLSLSTAKQQSDLGASAASHAWSVRDLEERIRRSGSPRAAKARRSPRRAFSAELMALEDELMRVMGAKVRLTRRRGGSGSVLIEYHNEEELERILGMLREIGSAGHA; encoded by the coding sequence TTGATTCCCGCAGCGGTCGAGCGCGAAGTGCCGATCGTTCCCGAGTCGCGGCCTTCCGCGGACGCGAGGGCGGCCGAGGCCCGTCCCGGGGACATTCAGCACATCCCGCTCGCGAAGATCGTGAGAAATCCCTCGCAGCCGCGAACGCAGTTCGACACTCCGGCCATCCAGGAGCTCGCCGCCTCCATTCGCGAGCGCGGCGTCCTGCAGCCGGTGCTGCTCCGCCCCGCGGGCGATGGTTACCAGCTGGTCGCCGGCGAGCGCCGGTTTCTCGCCGCGCGCGAGGCCGGCTTCGCCTCCATTCCGGCCATCATCCGCCCCCTCACCGATCGAGAGTCGCTTCTCATCGCGTTGATCGAGAACATCCAGCGCGAGAATCTCAACCCCATCGACGAGGCGCGCGCATATTACCGACTGGCAACAGAATACGGCCTGCAGCACGAGGAGATCGGGCAGCGGGTCGGCAAGGATCGCTCCACGGTTTCCAACGCGATTCGATTCAACAACTTGCCTCAGGACGTCCAATCCCTCATGGAGTCCGGCTCTCTCAGCGCCGGCCACGGCCGCGCGCTCCTCTCCCTCTCCACCGCGAAGCAGCAGAGCGATCTCGGAGCATCCGCGGCATCGCACGCCTGGTCGGTGCGCGATCTCGAAGAGCGGATCCGCCGCTCGGGCTCGCCTCGTGCGGCGAAAGCGCGTCGATCTCCGCGGCGGGCCTTCTCCGCCGAGCTCATGGCTCTCGAGGACGAGCTGATGCGGGTGATGGGCGCCAAGGTGAGGCTCACGCGGCGGCGCGGCGGCTCGGGCAGCGTCCTGATCGAGTACCATAATGAGGAAGAGCTCGAGCGGATCCTCGGCATGCTCCGGGAGATCGGCTCGGCGGGTCACGCCTGA